The following are encoded in a window of Citrobacter freundii genomic DNA:
- the cysQ gene encoding 3'(2'),5'-bisphosphate nucleotidase CysQ, whose protein sequence is MLEHVCQLARNAGDAIMQVYDGIKPIEITSKQDDSPVTAADIAAHTVILAGLQALTPDIPVLSEEDPPGWDIRQHWQRYWLVDPLDGTKEFIKRNGEFTVNIALIEKGKPVLGVVYAPVMKVMYSAAEGKAWKEECGVRKQIQVRDARPPLVVISRSHADNELKEYLQQLGEHQTTSIGSSLKFCLVAEGQAQLYPRFGPTNVWDTAAGHAVAAAAGAHVHDWQGKPLDYTPRESFLNPGFRVSIY, encoded by the coding sequence ATGCTAGAACATGTATGCCAGCTTGCACGGAACGCGGGCGATGCCATTATGCAGGTCTACGATGGAATCAAACCGATAGAAATCACCAGCAAGCAGGATGATTCTCCGGTCACGGCGGCGGATATTGCCGCGCACACGGTGATCCTTGCAGGATTACAGGCGCTGACGCCGGATATTCCGGTGTTGTCAGAAGAGGACCCGCCGGGCTGGGATATCCGCCAGCACTGGCAGCGTTACTGGCTGGTTGATCCGTTGGATGGCACCAAGGAGTTCATCAAACGTAACGGTGAATTTACCGTTAATATCGCGCTGATCGAGAAAGGCAAACCGGTGCTGGGCGTGGTATATGCCCCGGTAATGAAGGTGATGTACAGCGCGGCCGAAGGTAAAGCCTGGAAAGAAGAGTGCGGTGTGCGCAAACAAATCCAGGTGCGCGATGCGCGTCCACCGCTGGTGGTGATAAGCCGTTCACATGCCGACAACGAGCTAAAAGAGTATCTGCAACAGCTCGGTGAGCATCAGACCACGTCGATTGGCTCATCGCTGAAGTTCTGCCTGGTGGCAGAAGGGCAGGCGCAGCTGTACCCGCGCTTTGGGCCGACCAACGTCTGGGACACCGCAGCAGGCCACGCCGTTGCCGCGGCAGCCGGAGCGCACGTTCACGACTGGCAGGGTAAGCCTCTGGATTACACCCCGCGTGAATCGTTCCTCAACCCCGGCTTCCGGGTCTCTATTTACTGA
- a CDS encoding YtfJ family protein, protein MTLQKLLALSCLLLPMMASAHKFETNQRVPPVGIADRGELILDNDKFSYKSWNSAQFPGKVRIVQHIAGRTSAKEKNATLIEAIKAANLPHDRYQTTTIVNTDDAIPGSGMFVRSSLESNKKLYPWSQFIVDSNGIARKTWQLDEESSAIAVLDKDGRVQWAKDGALTQEEVQQVIALLHKLLSK, encoded by the coding sequence ATGACCTTACAAAAACTGCTGGCACTGTCGTGCCTGTTGCTGCCGATGATGGCCTCTGCCCATAAATTTGAAACCAACCAGCGCGTGCCGCCGGTCGGGATCGCCGATCGCGGCGAACTGATTCTTGATAACGATAAGTTTAGCTACAAAAGCTGGAATAGCGCGCAGTTTCCGGGGAAAGTTCGCATTGTGCAACACATCGCCGGACGCACCTCGGCAAAAGAGAAAAACGCCACATTGATTGAGGCCATCAAAGCGGCGAACTTGCCGCACGACCGCTATCAGACCACCACCATCGTTAACACGGATGATGCCATTCCCGGCTCCGGCATGTTTGTACGCAGCAGCCTTGAGAGCAACAAGAAGCTTTACCCGTGGTCACAGTTTATTGTCGACAGCAATGGCATCGCGCGTAAAACTTGGCAACTGGACGAAGAGAGCTCAGCCATCGCGGTCCTCGACAAAGACGGTCGCGTTCAGTGGGCGAAAGACGGGGCGTTAACGCAGGAAGAGGTGCAGCAGGTTATCGCCCTGCTGCACAAGTTGCTCAGTAAATAG
- a CDS encoding SDR family oxidoreductase → MIAITGATGQLGQHVIENLLKTVPASQIVAIVRNPAKAATLSLQGITVRQADYTDEAAFTTALQGIDKLLLISSSEVGQRTPQHRNVINAAKSARVKFIAYTSLLHADTSPLGLADEHVATEKMLAESGLDVALLRNGWYSENYLASVPAALEHGVFIGAAGDGKIAAATRADYAAAAARVISEEGHAGKIYELAGDEGWTLSQLAAELAQQSGKKVVYQNLSEADFAAALKGFGLPAGLAEMLADSDIGASKGGLFDDSHTLSTLIKRPTTSLAESVSGIVNC, encoded by the coding sequence ATGATTGCGATTACCGGCGCCACTGGCCAACTGGGCCAACACGTTATTGAAAACCTGCTGAAAACCGTTCCCGCCAGCCAGATTGTGGCGATTGTGCGTAACCCAGCGAAAGCCGCTACCCTCAGCCTGCAGGGTATTACCGTCCGCCAGGCGGATTACACCGACGAAGCCGCCTTTACCACCGCGTTGCAAGGCATCGACAAACTGCTGCTGATCTCCTCAAGCGAAGTCGGACAGCGTACCCCACAGCACCGCAACGTGATCAATGCGGCGAAATCTGCACGTGTGAAATTCATCGCCTACACCAGCCTGCTGCATGCCGACACCTCCCCGCTGGGGCTGGCAGATGAACACGTGGCAACCGAGAAGATGCTGGCAGAATCCGGCCTCGATGTCGCGCTGCTGCGTAACGGCTGGTACAGCGAAAACTATCTCGCCAGCGTCCCCGCAGCCCTCGAGCACGGCGTGTTTATTGGTGCCGCCGGAGACGGCAAAATCGCCGCCGCCACCCGCGCGGACTACGCTGCTGCCGCCGCGCGCGTCATCAGTGAAGAAGGCCATGCCGGGAAAATCTACGAGCTGGCGGGAGATGAAGGCTGGACGCTGAGCCAGTTGGCCGCCGAACTGGCTCAACAGAGCGGCAAAAAAGTGGTGTATCAGAACCTTAGCGAGGCCGATTTTGCCGCCGCGCTGAAAGGGTTTGGCCTGCCTGCCGGACTGGCAGAGATGTTGGCCGACTCTGATATCGGTGCCTCAAAAGGCGGGCTGTTTGACGACAGCCATACGCTGAGCACACTGATTAAACGCCCGACCACATCGCTGGCGGAGAGCGTCAGCGGCATCGTAAACTGTTAA
- a CDS encoding DMT family transporter — MISGVLYALLAGLMWGLIFVGPLIVPEYPAVLQSMGRYLALGLIALPLAWLGRGRLRQLSRKDWRTALALTMMGNLIYYVCLASAIQRTGAPVSTMIIGTLPVVIPVFANLLYSQRDGKLSWWRLAPALVLIGIGLLCVNISELNQGLPDFSGWRYGSGIALALVSVVCWAWYALRNARWLRENPDKHPMMWATAQALVTLPVSLLGYIAACLWLNGQTPDFSLPFGPRPGVFIGLMVAIAVLCSWVGALCWNIASQKLPTVILGPLIVFETLAGLLYTFILRHEMPSALTISGIALLVIGVVVAVKAKPEKPSVVVVPQS; from the coding sequence ATGATTAGCGGTGTGTTGTACGCCCTGCTGGCGGGGTTGATGTGGGGGCTGATTTTTGTCGGGCCGTTGATCGTGCCGGAATACCCGGCGGTATTACAGTCGATGGGACGCTACCTGGCGCTGGGGCTGATTGCCCTGCCGCTGGCCTGGCTGGGTCGCGGACGTCTGCGTCAGCTATCGCGCAAGGACTGGAGAACCGCGCTGGCTCTGACGATGATGGGCAACCTGATTTATTATGTTTGTCTGGCCAGCGCCATTCAGCGCACCGGTGCGCCGGTCTCGACGATGATCATCGGCACGCTACCGGTAGTGATCCCGGTCTTCGCCAATCTGCTCTATAGCCAGCGTGACGGTAAATTATCCTGGTGGCGTTTGGCCCCGGCGCTGGTGCTGATCGGCATTGGCCTGCTGTGCGTGAATATTTCTGAGTTGAATCAGGGGTTACCTGATTTTAGCGGCTGGCGCTACGGGTCGGGTATCGCCCTGGCACTGGTTTCCGTGGTGTGCTGGGCATGGTATGCGCTGCGTAATGCCCGCTGGCTGCGTGAAAACCCCGATAAGCATCCGATGATGTGGGCCACCGCCCAGGCACTGGTGACGCTGCCCGTTTCTCTGCTCGGTTACATTGCGGCCTGCCTGTGGCTGAACGGGCAAACGCCGGACTTCTCCCTACCCTTCGGCCCGCGTCCAGGCGTATTTATCGGCCTGATGGTCGCCATTGCGGTGCTGTGTTCGTGGGTGGGGGCATTGTGCTGGAACATCGCCAGCCAAAAGCTGCCAACGGTGATCCTCGGGCCGTTGATTGTATTCGAGACGCTGGCGGGACTGCTGTATACCTTTATCTTGCGCCATGAAATGCCGTCGGCGCTGACGATTAGCGGTATCGCGTTATTGGTTATCGGTGTGGTGGTGGCCGTCAAAGCCAAGCCGGAGAAACCGAGCGTCGTCGTGGTTCCACAATCATAA
- a CDS encoding hemolysin family protein, with protein MLNSILVILCLIAVSAFFSISEISLAASRKIKLKLLADEGNINAQRVMKMQENPGMFFTVVQIGLNAVAILGGIVGDAAFSPVFYGLFSKYFAPELSEQLSFILSFSLVTGLFILFADLTPKRIGMIAPETVALRIINPMRFCLMVFRPLVWFFNGLANSIFRLFKIPMVRKDDITSDDIYAVFEAGALAGVLRKQEHELIENVFELESRTVPSSMTSRENVIWFDLHEDEQSLKNKVAEHPHSKFLVCNEDIDHIIGYVDSKDLLNRVLANQSMALNSGVQIRNTLIVPDTLTLSEALESFKAAGEDFAVIMNEYALVVGIITLNDVMTTLMGDLVGQGLEEQIVARDENSWLIDGGTPIDDVMRVLDIDEFPQSGNYETIGGFMMFMLRKIPKRTDSVKYSGYKFEVVDIDNYKIDQLLVTRLDSKPTVLVPKLPDAKEDGAA; from the coding sequence ATGTTAAACAGTATTTTAGTCATTCTCTGCCTGATCGCCGTGAGTGCGTTTTTCTCGATATCCGAGATCTCGCTTGCCGCATCACGCAAAATTAAACTTAAGCTGCTTGCCGATGAAGGCAACATTAATGCGCAACGCGTAATGAAGATGCAGGAAAACCCCGGCATGTTCTTCACGGTGGTGCAAATTGGCCTTAACGCCGTCGCCATTCTTGGCGGTATCGTGGGTGATGCGGCATTTTCCCCGGTCTTTTACGGCCTTTTCTCAAAGTACTTTGCTCCAGAACTGTCCGAACAACTGAGCTTTATTTTGTCGTTCTCGCTAGTAACGGGTCTGTTCATCCTGTTCGCGGATTTAACCCCGAAACGCATCGGTATGATTGCGCCAGAAACTGTGGCTTTGCGCATCATCAACCCGATGCGCTTCTGTTTAATGGTGTTCCGTCCGCTGGTGTGGTTCTTCAATGGGCTGGCAAACAGTATTTTCCGGCTGTTCAAGATCCCAATGGTGCGTAAAGATGACATCACCTCCGATGATATCTATGCCGTATTTGAAGCCGGTGCGCTGGCGGGTGTCTTGCGTAAGCAGGAGCATGAGCTGATCGAAAACGTGTTCGAACTGGAATCCCGTACCGTACCGTCGTCCATGACCTCACGTGAGAACGTCATCTGGTTCGATCTGCACGAAGATGAGCAGAGCCTGAAGAACAAAGTGGCGGAACATCCACATTCCAAGTTTCTGGTGTGTAACGAAGATATCGATCACATCATCGGCTACGTGGACTCCAAAGATCTGCTGAATCGCGTGCTGGCCAACCAAAGCATGGCGCTGAACAGCGGCGTGCAGATCCGCAATACGCTGATCGTCCCGGATACCCTGACGCTGTCTGAGGCGCTGGAAAGCTTTAAAGCCGCAGGCGAAGACTTTGCCGTTATCATGAACGAGTACGCGCTGGTGGTGGGCATTATCACACTGAACGACGTAATGACCACGCTGATGGGTGACTTAGTCGGTCAGGGTCTGGAAGAACAGATTGTGGCGCGTGACGAGAACTCCTGGCTTATCGACGGCGGTACGCCCATTGATGACGTGATGCGCGTACTGGATATCGACGAGTTTCCGCAGTCCGGCAACTATGAAACCATCGGTGGTTTTATGATGTTTATGCTGCGTAAAATCCCGAAACGTACCGACTCAGTGAAGTACTCAGGCTATAAATTCGAAGTGGTGGACATCGATAACTACAAGATCGATCAGCTGCTGGTGACGCGTCTGGACAGCAAACCCACCGTTCTGGTGCCAAAGCTGCCGGATGCGAAAGAAGACGGCGCGGCATAA
- a CDS encoding methyl-accepting chemotaxis protein encodes MFKRIKVITLLITVLLSLGAMQLISAGVFIGALNNDKQNFNVSQLSSQNVAEFTDAWISLNQARVTLNRGMLRLQGTMASEVNGGQLTALVSTANRLLAEAKEHYDKYYALPETPGLDEHLADRLEEQYGIYSTTLAKMNALLAEGKLEEMFKQNAEQKQTAMQGVYQEWRAAQSALANAGVQDNENDYQKIIWLLSAVMLIVVTVIVVSWIAMQRVLLKPLREVMEHIRHIAAGDLTHSISADGSNEMALLARNVRDMQQSLANTVSVVRDGADTIYTGAGEIAAGSNDLSSRTEQQAASLEETAASMEQLTATVRQNADNARQATSLAKNASQTAQKGGTVVDGVVRTMDEIATSSSKIAQITTVIDGIAFQTNILALNAAVEAARAGEQGRGFAVVAGEVRTLAQRSAQAAKEIKALIDDSGHRVNAGTALVHEAGETMAEIVSAVTRVTDIMGEIASASDEQSRGIDQVGQAVAEMDRVTQQNASLVEESASAAAALEEQAARLNQTVAVFKVSRRMAA; translated from the coding sequence ATGTTCAAACGAATCAAAGTGATAACCTTACTTATCACCGTGTTACTTTCCCTGGGCGCGATGCAGCTCATCTCCGCAGGCGTCTTTATTGGCGCACTCAACAACGATAAGCAAAATTTTAACGTGTCTCAGCTTTCCAGCCAGAACGTGGCCGAGTTTACCGATGCGTGGATTAGCCTGAACCAGGCGCGCGTCACGCTCAACCGGGGCATGCTGCGTCTGCAGGGCACGATGGCCAGCGAGGTGAACGGCGGGCAGCTAACAGCGCTGGTAAGCACGGCAAATCGCCTGCTGGCAGAAGCGAAAGAGCATTACGATAAATACTATGCGTTGCCGGAAACGCCGGGTCTGGATGAACATCTGGCTGATCGACTGGAAGAGCAGTACGGCATTTATTCGACCACGCTTGCCAAAATGAACGCGCTGCTGGCGGAAGGCAAACTGGAAGAGATGTTCAAACAGAATGCTGAACAAAAGCAGACGGCAATGCAGGGTGTGTATCAGGAATGGCGTGCGGCACAATCCGCGCTGGCAAATGCGGGCGTGCAAGATAACGAGAATGACTACCAGAAAATTATCTGGTTGCTGTCTGCCGTCATGCTGATTGTGGTCACGGTGATTGTCGTTAGCTGGATAGCCATGCAGCGCGTACTGTTGAAGCCACTGCGCGAGGTGATGGAACATATTCGCCATATTGCCGCAGGTGACCTGACCCACAGCATCAGTGCTGACGGCAGCAATGAAATGGCGCTGCTGGCACGTAACGTCCGCGATATGCAGCAGTCGCTGGCGAACACGGTTAGCGTGGTGCGTGACGGGGCCGATACCATTTACACCGGGGCGGGTGAAATCGCCGCGGGCAGTAACGATCTCTCCTCGCGTACCGAACAGCAGGCCGCATCGCTGGAGGAAACGGCAGCCAGCATGGAACAGCTCACCGCTACCGTGAGACAGAATGCGGATAATGCACGACAGGCGACTAGCCTGGCAAAAAATGCCTCGCAGACGGCGCAAAAAGGCGGCACGGTGGTTGATGGCGTGGTGCGTACCATGGATGAAATTGCCACCAGTTCCAGCAAAATCGCGCAAATTACCACTGTTATTGACGGTATTGCCTTCCAGACCAATATTCTGGCGCTGAACGCGGCGGTAGAAGCCGCACGTGCCGGTGAACAGGGGCGTGGTTTTGCGGTAGTAGCAGGAGAAGTGCGCACTCTGGCGCAGCGCAGCGCGCAGGCGGCTAAAGAGATTAAGGCCCTGATTGATGATTCTGGTCATCGGGTCAACGCCGGTACCGCACTGGTGCATGAGGCGGGTGAAACAATGGCGGAGATCGTCAGCGCCGTCACCCGCGTGACCGATATCATGGGTGAGATTGCTTCGGCCTCTGATGAACAGAGTCGGGGAATCGATCAGGTTGGTCAGGCCGTTGCCGAGATGGATCGCGTGACGCAGCAAAACGCCTCGCTGGTGGAAGAATCCGCGTCAGCGGCGGCGGCGCTCGAAGAACAGGCGGCACGCCTGAATCAGACCGTTGCGGTATTTAAAGTGTCGCGCCGAATGGCGGCGTAA
- a CDS encoding winged helix-turn-helix transcriptional regulator, whose protein sequence is MTDSTLSQQLRDGNLFAEQCPSREVLKHVTSRWGVLILVALRDGTHRFSDLRRKMGGVSEKMLAQSLQALEQDGFINRVSYPVVPPHVEYSLTPLGEQVSDKVAALADWIEMNLPQVLAQRIPG, encoded by the coding sequence ATGACAGATTCGACGCTTTCTCAGCAACTGCGCGACGGCAACTTATTTGCTGAACAGTGTCCTTCCCGCGAGGTGTTAAAACACGTTACCAGCCGTTGGGGAGTATTGATTCTGGTGGCGCTGCGCGACGGCACGCACCGTTTTAGCGATCTGCGCCGTAAGATGGGCGGTGTCAGTGAAAAGATGCTGGCGCAATCCTTACAGGCGTTGGAGCAAGACGGGTTTATCAACCGGGTGTCGTATCCGGTGGTACCGCCGCACGTGGAATACAGTTTGACGCCGTTGGGTGAGCAGGTGAGTGATAAAGTTGCCGCACTGGCGGACTGGATCGAAATGAATTTACCGCAGGTTTTGGCGCAGCGGATCCCGGGGTGA
- a CDS encoding DUF1107 domain-containing protein — MKIFQRYNPLQVAKYVKILFRGRLYIKDVGAFEFDKGKILIPKVKDKLHFSVMSEVNRQVLRLQTEMA; from the coding sequence ATGAAAATTTTCCAACGGTACAACCCGCTGCAGGTGGCGAAGTACGTGAAGATCCTGTTTCGTGGACGGTTATATATCAAGGACGTAGGCGCTTTTGAATTTGATAAGGGTAAGATTCTTATCCCAAAAGTGAAGGACAAACTGCATTTTTCTGTTATGTCCGAAGTTAACCGTCAGGTCTTGCGTCTGCAAACTGAGATGGCTTGA
- the ytfE gene encoding iron-sulfur cluster repair protein YtfE: protein MSYRDQPLGELALSIPRASALFRKYDMDYCCGGKQTLARAAARKELDVEAIEAELAKLAEQPLEKDWRSVALAEIIDHIVVRYHDRHREQLPELILQATKVERVHADKPNVPRGLAKNLTMLHDELSSHMMKEEQILFPMIKQGMGSQAMGPISVMESEHDDAGELVEVIKHITQNVTPPPEACTTWKAMYNGINELIDDLMEHISLENNVLFPRALAGE, encoded by the coding sequence ATGTCTTATCGCGATCAACCTTTAGGTGAACTGGCGCTCTCTATTCCTCGCGCTTCGGCACTGTTTCGTAAGTACGATATGGATTACTGCTGCGGCGGTAAGCAAACGCTGGCACGCGCTGCCGCACGTAAAGAGCTGGATGTCGAGGCTATCGAAGCCGAACTGGCGAAACTGGCTGAGCAACCGTTGGAAAAAGACTGGCGCAGCGTGGCACTGGCAGAAATTATCGACCATATCGTCGTTCGTTATCATGACCGCCACCGCGAACAGCTGCCGGAACTGATCCTGCAGGCCACCAAAGTTGAACGCGTGCACGCAGACAAGCCAAACGTACCACGCGGTCTGGCGAAAAACCTGACCATGCTGCATGACGAGCTGTCCAGCCACATGATGAAAGAAGAGCAGATCCTGTTCCCGATGATCAAACAGGGAATGGGTAGCCAGGCGATGGGGCCAATCAGCGTGATGGAAAGCGAGCATGACGACGCCGGTGAGCTGGTCGAAGTGATCAAGCACATCACCCAAAACGTGACGCCGCCGCCGGAAGCCTGCACCACCTGGAAAGCCATGTATAACGGCATTAACGAACTGATCGACGACCTGATGGAACACATCAGTCTGGAAAACAATGTGTTGTTCCCGCGTGCCCTCGCTGGTGAATAA
- a CDS encoding bifunctional 2',3'-cyclic-nucleotide 2'-phosphodiesterase/3'-nucleotidase, with amino-acid sequence MIKFSATLLATLIAASVNASTVDLRIMETTDLHSNMMDFDYYKDTPTEKFGLVRTASLINAARNEVKNSVLVDNGDLIQGSPLGDYMAAKGLKAGETHPVYKALNTLDYAVGNLGNHEFNYGLDYLHKALAGAKFPYVNANIIDVKTKKPLFTPYLIKDTEVVDKEGHKQTLKIGYIGFVPPQIMTWDKANLSGKVTVNDITETARQYVPEMRAKGADVVVVVAHSGLSADPYQAMAENSVYYLSEVPGVDAIMFGHAHAVFPGKDFANIKGADIAKGTLNGVPAVMPGMWGDHLGVVDLVLNNDSGKWQVTQAKAEARPIYDAAAKKSLAAEDTKIVEILKADHDATREFVSKPIGKSADNMYSYLALVQDDPTVQVVNNAQKAYVERFIQGDPDLAKLPVLSAAAPFKVGGRKNDPASFVEVEKGQLTFRNAADLYLYPNTLVVVKASGKEVKEWLECSAGQFNQIDIHSSKPQSLINWDGFRTYNFDVIDGVDYQIDVSQPARYDGECQTVTPQAERIKHLTFNGKPIDPDATFLVATNNYRAYGGKFAGTGDSHIAFASPDENRSVLAAWIGAETKRAGEIHPAADNNWRLAPIHSETKLDIRFETSPSDKAAAFIKEKGQYPLQKVATDDIGFAIYQLDLSK; translated from the coding sequence ATGATTAAGTTTAGTGCAACGCTTCTGGCCACGCTGATAGCGGCCAGCGTGAATGCCTCAACCGTCGATCTGCGCATAATGGAAACCACTGATTTGCATAGCAATATGATGGATTTCGATTATTACAAAGATACGCCAACTGAAAAATTCGGCCTGGTACGTACGGCAAGTCTGATCAATGCCGCCAGAAATGAAGTCAAAAACAGCGTACTGGTCGATAACGGCGATCTGATTCAGGGCAGCCCGCTCGGGGATTACATGGCGGCGAAAGGGCTGAAAGCCGGCGAAACGCACCCGGTTTATAAGGCGCTGAATACGCTGGATTACGCGGTCGGCAACCTCGGCAACCATGAATTTAACTACGGTCTGGACTATCTGCATAAGGCGCTCGCAGGCGCGAAGTTCCCTTACGTTAACGCCAATATCATCGACGTTAAAACCAAAAAACCGCTTTTTACCCCCTATTTGATTAAAGACACCGAGGTGGTCGACAAAGAGGGTCACAAGCAGACGCTGAAAATTGGCTACATCGGTTTTGTGCCACCGCAAATCATGACCTGGGATAAAGCCAATCTCAGCGGCAAAGTGACAGTGAATGACATCACCGAAACCGCACGTCAATACGTACCGGAAATGCGGGCCAAGGGCGCGGATGTGGTCGTCGTGGTGGCTCACTCGGGCCTTTCTGCCGACCCGTATCAGGCTATGGCGGAGAACTCGGTTTATTACCTCAGCGAAGTACCGGGTGTTGATGCCATCATGTTTGGTCATGCTCACGCCGTGTTCCCGGGGAAAGACTTTGCCAACATCAAAGGCGCAGATATCGCTAAAGGTACCCTGAACGGCGTTCCGGCAGTAATGCCAGGCATGTGGGGCGATCATCTGGGCGTGGTGGATTTGGTGCTGAATAACGACAGCGGGAAATGGCAGGTCACCCAGGCGAAAGCTGAAGCCCGCCCGATTTATGATGCGGCGGCAAAAAAATCCCTGGCCGCTGAAGACACGAAAATCGTTGAGATCCTGAAAGCCGACCATGACGCCACGCGCGAATTCGTCAGCAAACCAATCGGTAAATCGGCCGATAACATGTACAGCTATCTGGCGCTGGTGCAGGACGATCCGACCGTGCAGGTGGTGAACAACGCGCAAAAAGCTTACGTTGAACGCTTTATTCAGGGCGATCCGGATCTGGCGAAACTGCCGGTACTTTCCGCCGCCGCACCGTTTAAAGTGGGCGGCCGTAAGAACGATCCGGCCAGCTTTGTTGAAGTGGAAAAAGGCCAGCTCACCTTCCGCAACGCCGCCGATCTGTACCTCTATCCCAACACGCTGGTAGTGGTAAAAGCCAGCGGTAAAGAGGTGAAAGAGTGGCTGGAATGTTCCGCAGGACAGTTTAATCAGATTGATATTCACAGCAGCAAACCGCAGTCGCTGATCAACTGGGATGGCTTTCGTACCTATAACTTCGACGTGATCGACGGCGTAGACTATCAGATTGATGTGTCACAACCCGCCCGCTACGACGGCGAATGCCAGACGGTCACCCCGCAGGCAGAGCGTATTAAGCATCTGACCTTTAACGGTAAACCTATCGACCCGGACGCTACCTTCCTGGTAGCAACCAATAACTATCGCGCCTACGGCGGTAAGTTTGCCGGTACCGGCGACAGCCATATCGCCTTTGCCTCACCGGATGAAAACCGCTCGGTGCTGGCCGCGTGGATAGGGGCCGAGACGAAGCGTGCCGGTGAAATTCACCCGGCGGCGGATAATAACTGGCGTCTGGCGCCGATCCACAGCGAGACGAAGCTGGATATTCGTTTTGAAACCTCGCCGTCCGATAAAGCCGCCGCGTTTATCAAAGAAAAAGGACAGTATCCGCTGCAAAAAGTCGCCACCGACGATATCGGTTTTGCGATTTATCAGCTGGATTTGAGTAAGTAA
- a CDS encoding AraC family transcriptional regulator produces MQGVPEQFIDEKDSARFRHLAQIPGVELYHAHISRYAFEPHTHEAFGIGAIEAGAERFRYRGTQYVAPAHSVVTMNPDELHTGEAETADGWRYRMIYLDPSLLQEVTGIRHWWFHDVTRHDPHRSRQICSLIHGMWNTEDPLAQKGLLLDLIDTFQPLARHAPVSREGAHRFDRVREYLHDNYMHPVTLDELARVAALSPWHFQRQFKLHFHVTPHQMLMAVRLWRAKDFLTRGMPAADVAAATGLTDQSHLTRAFTHRYGITPVRYQKQVYSR; encoded by the coding sequence GTGCAGGGTGTACCTGAGCAGTTTATTGATGAGAAAGACAGCGCCCGTTTTCGCCATCTGGCGCAGATACCGGGCGTTGAGCTGTATCATGCGCATATCTCGCGTTACGCGTTTGAGCCTCATACCCACGAAGCGTTTGGCATTGGCGCGATCGAAGCCGGCGCCGAGCGTTTTCGCTATCGTGGTACCCAGTACGTGGCACCGGCCCATTCCGTCGTGACCATGAATCCCGATGAGCTGCACACCGGCGAGGCTGAAACCGCCGACGGCTGGCGCTACCGGATGATTTATCTCGACCCCTCTCTTCTGCAAGAGGTCACCGGGATCCGCCACTGGTGGTTCCATGATGTGACGCGCCACGATCCCCACCGTTCACGCCAGATCTGTTCGCTGATCCACGGGATGTGGAACACCGAGGATCCGCTGGCACAAAAAGGATTGCTGCTCGATCTGATCGACACCTTCCAGCCACTGGCTCGTCATGCGCCGGTGTCGCGGGAAGGCGCGCATCGCTTTGATCGCGTGCGCGAATATCTGCATGATAACTACATGCACCCGGTTACGCTCGACGAACTGGCTCGCGTGGCTGCGCTCAGCCCCTGGCATTTTCAGCGCCAGTTCAAACTGCACTTTCACGTCACCCCGCATCAGATGCTCATGGCTGTTCGCCTGTGGCGCGCCAAAGATTTTCTCACGCGCGGTATGCCCGCCGCCGACGTTGCTGCGGCAACCGGCCTGACCGACCAGTCTCACCTCACCCGCGCGTTTACCCATCGCTACGGTATTACGCCTGTGCGTTATCAGAAGCAGGTTTATTCGCGCTAA